One part of the Candidatus Hydrogenedentota bacterium genome encodes these proteins:
- a CDS encoding tetratricopeptide repeat protein, producing MAQTGTDRHGQTRKHPWARVFFGHFVHSVHPVLAACLIGLPLLAGCYQQNTRPPAYVPKTHAVELHGRAAAALRGQDYQTALRLADAAVAEDPAYAEAALTRAVTLARMGRLEAAADAYGALAEQWPGHPEVHAMRGIVLEKVGRDTDAREAYKAALGGFNELAGGGEPEPKVWLQQALSVYLLEGESDALVVLNRLLGKYPDYAPALEIKRRVLAGDRSFVMQWLEDPRD from the coding sequence ATGGCACAGACAGGCACGGACAGGCACGGGCAAACACGGAAACACCCTTGGGCGCGGGTGTTTTTTGGCCACTTCGTCCATTCTGTCCATCCGGTCCTTGCAGCCTGCCTGATTGGCCTGCCGCTGCTTGCCGGCTGTTATCAACAAAACACCCGCCCTCCCGCCTATGTGCCGAAAACGCACGCCGTGGAACTGCACGGACGCGCGGCGGCGGCGCTGCGCGGGCAGGATTACCAGACAGCGCTGCGTCTGGCGGACGCGGCGGTGGCGGAGGACCCCGCCTACGCGGAGGCCGCCCTGACCCGCGCCGTGACGCTGGCGCGGATGGGGCGGCTGGAGGCGGCGGCGGACGCCTATGGCGCGTTGGCGGAACAGTGGCCCGGACACCCCGAAGTTCATGCCATGCGCGGGATTGTACTGGAAAAAGTGGGACGGGACACGGATGCGCGGGAGGCCTATAAAGCCGCATTGGGCGGATTCAACGAGCTGGCCGGCGGTGGTGAACCCGAGCCAAAGGTCTGGCTTCAACAGGCGCTTTCGGTTTACCTGCTGGAGGGTGAGAGCGACGCGCTGGTCGTGTTGAACCGACTGCTTGGTAAATACCCCGACTACGCGCCCGCGCTGGAAATCAAGCGGCGGGTGCTGGCGGGGGACCGGAGTTTTGTGATGCAGTGGCTGGAAGACCCGCGCGACTGA
- a CDS encoding diphosphate--fructose-6-phosphate 1-phosphotransferase, giving the protein MPRNVIVAQSGGPSPVINSSLRGVIDTCKMFPETFGAVYAGWHGIEGVLKEELLNLSAQDDEEIALLRHTPAAGSIGTCRYKLKKNQQEDFQRVIDIFKAHDIGYFFYNGGNDSMDTAHKISVLANEQGLDLVAVGVPKTIDNDVGDSEFKLIDHTPGYGSVARYWMGIVQNANEENNGSCPADPVLVLQAMGRKIGFIPAAARLADPKRETPLQIYMTESNVTAEELCDNVNDQLRRDGRCVVVVSEGFDVGDLGDVRDSFGHTNFGATQMTAAQKVVNLLNDRKLPVPGKARGQVSGTDQRSTCAYASVVDLDEAYKVGQQAVLIAESGENGWMSTILREPGPIYNVRYDKVPLELVANSERTFPAGWIAANKIDVTDEFVRYAKPLIGEDWASVPVINGRQRFTRFKPLFAEKKLPEYVLQALRK; this is encoded by the coding sequence ATGCCCAGGAATGTCATCGTTGCCCAGTCCGGCGGCCCCAGTCCGGTCATCAACAGTTCGCTGCGCGGTGTCATTGACACCTGCAAAATGTTTCCAGAGACCTTTGGCGCCGTGTACGCCGGATGGCACGGCATCGAGGGCGTGCTGAAGGAGGAGCTGCTGAACCTCTCCGCGCAGGATGATGAGGAAATCGCGCTGCTGCGCCACACCCCCGCCGCGGGCAGCATCGGCACCTGCCGCTACAAGCTCAAAAAGAACCAGCAGGAGGACTTCCAGCGGGTCATTGACATCTTCAAGGCGCACGACATCGGCTATTTCTTTTACAACGGCGGCAACGACTCGATGGACACGGCGCACAAGATTTCCGTGCTCGCCAACGAGCAGGGGCTGGACCTTGTGGCCGTGGGCGTGCCCAAGACCATTGACAACGACGTGGGCGACTCGGAGTTCAAACTGATTGACCACACGCCGGGCTATGGCAGCGTGGCCCGCTACTGGATGGGCATCGTCCAGAACGCGAACGAGGAGAACAACGGCTCCTGTCCGGCGGACCCCGTGCTGGTGCTTCAGGCCATGGGCCGGAAGATTGGCTTCATCCCGGCGGCGGCGCGGCTTGCGGACCCGAAACGGGAGACCCCCCTCCAGATTTACATGACCGAGTCCAACGTCACCGCCGAGGAGCTCTGCGACAACGTCAACGACCAGCTCCGCCGCGACGGGCGCTGCGTGGTCGTGGTGAGCGAGGGTTTTGACGTGGGCGATCTCGGCGATGTGAGGGACAGTTTCGGCCACACCAACTTTGGCGCCACGCAGATGACGGCGGCGCAGAAGGTGGTGAACCTGCTCAATGACCGGAAACTGCCCGTGCCCGGAAAGGCGCGGGGCCAGGTCTCCGGCACGGACCAGCGCAGCACCTGCGCCTATGCCTCCGTGGTGGACCTCGACGAGGCCTACAAGGTCGGGCAGCAGGCGGTCCTCATCGCCGAGTCCGGCGAAAACGGCTGGATGTCCACCATCCTCCGCGAGCCCGGCCCCATCTACAACGTGCGCTATGACAAGGTGCCCCTGGAGCTGGTGGCGAATTCCGAGCGGACCTTCCCGGCGGGGTGGATTGCGGCGAACAAGATTGACGTGACGGACGAGTTTGTCCGCTATGCCAAGCCGCTCATCGGCGAGGACTGGGCCAGCGTGCCCGTCATCAACGGCCGCCAGCGCTTCACCCGCTTCAAGCCGCTGTTTGCGGAGAAGAAACTTCCGGAATACGTGCTCCAGGCGTTGCGGAAGTAA
- a CDS encoding alpha-L-fucosidase has protein sequence MTTVMLGLLVVASTLGAAEPPAPHGVTPSERLLKWHELEFYGFLHFTINTFTDKEWGYGDESPSLFNPADFDADQIAGAAREAGMTGLILTCKHHDGFCLWPSKHTDHSVAASPWRDGKGDVVREISDACRRHGLKFGVYLSPWDRNHPDYGRPAYVEYFRNQLRELLTNYGPIFEVWFDGANGGDGWYGGAKETRNIDRNSYYDWDNTWAIVRELQPDAVMFSDVGPDIRWVGNEAGYAGDPCWAAYTPRGRDGQPPCPGQTEYKDAENGTRDGIYWMPAEVDVSIRPGWFYHEKEDRRVRKPDNLKKLYFESVGRGASFLLNLPPDRRGRIHENDLASLRAFGAWRRATFGKDLARDAKAAASNVRGGDPRYAPGQTLDGDRSTYWCVDDGVLTPELTLDLGEKKTFDVVSLREYLPLGQRVDEWALDRLENGAWAEFARGASIGSRRLWHGEPVTTDKVRLRIVKAAACPAIAEFALHLQAD, from the coding sequence ATGACCACCGTCATGCTGGGATTGCTGGTTGTGGCCTCCACCCTTGGCGCGGCCGAGCCGCCAGCGCCCCATGGTGTGACACCGTCGGAGCGGCTGTTGAAGTGGCATGAACTGGAGTTCTACGGATTCCTCCATTTCACCATCAACACGTTCACGGACAAGGAGTGGGGGTATGGCGACGAGTCCCCGTCGCTGTTCAACCCCGCGGACTTTGACGCGGACCAGATTGCGGGCGCGGCCCGCGAGGCGGGCATGACGGGGCTTATCCTGACCTGCAAGCACCACGACGGGTTCTGCCTGTGGCCCTCGAAACACACGGACCATTCCGTGGCGGCGAGTCCCTGGCGGGACGGCAAGGGTGACGTGGTACGTGAAATTTCCGACGCCTGCCGGAGGCATGGCCTGAAGTTCGGGGTCTATCTGTCCCCTTGGGACAGGAACCACCCGGACTATGGGCGGCCCGCCTATGTCGAGTATTTCCGCAACCAGTTGCGCGAGCTGCTCACCAATTATGGCCCCATATTCGAGGTGTGGTTCGACGGCGCGAACGGAGGTGACGGCTGGTACGGCGGCGCGAAGGAGACGCGCAACATTGACCGGAACAGCTATTACGACTGGGACAACACCTGGGCGATTGTCCGCGAGCTTCAGCCGGACGCCGTGATGTTCAGCGATGTCGGCCCGGACATCCGCTGGGTGGGCAACGAGGCGGGCTATGCCGGCGACCCCTGCTGGGCGGCCTACACGCCGCGCGGCCGCGACGGACAGCCGCCCTGTCCGGGGCAGACGGAGTACAAGGACGCGGAGAACGGCACACGGGACGGCATTTACTGGATGCCCGCCGAGGTGGACGTGTCCATCAGGCCCGGCTGGTTCTACCACGAGAAGGAGGACCGGCGGGTCCGGAAGCCGGACAATTTGAAGAAGCTCTATTTCGAGTCCGTGGGGCGGGGCGCGTCGTTCCTGCTCAATCTGCCGCCGGACCGGCGGGGCCGCATCCATGAGAATGACCTGGCCTCCCTCCGCGCCTTTGGCGCATGGCGCAGGGCCACCTTTGGCAAGGACCTTGCGCGGGACGCGAAGGCCGCCGCCTCCAACGTGCGCGGCGGCGACCCGCGCTATGCGCCGGGGCAAACGCTTGACGGTGACCGGAGCACGTACTGGTGCGTGGATGACGGCGTGCTGACGCCGGAACTCACGCTGGATTTGGGCGAAAAGAAGACCTTTGACGTGGTCAGCCTGCGCGAGTATCTGCCTTTGGGCCAGCGCGTGGACGAGTGGGCGCTTGACAGGTTGGAGAACGGCGCCTGGGCGGAGTTCGCCCGGGGCGCCTCCATCGGAAGCCGCCGCCTCTGGCACGGCGAGCCCGTCACCACGGACAAGGTGCGCCTGCGGATTGTGAAGGCCGCGGCCTGTCCCGCAATCGCCGAATTCGCCCTGCATCTGCAGGCGGACTGA
- a CDS encoding GntR family transcriptional regulator yields MQRNQDIIQRIKSELRKGIRQGLYTEGDPVPSELELAAKHGVGRALTRQALRDLESEGLLLRSRGRRSTVAPRAHWTRQPLQCTGAGIMAVAVPTYQSLYCRRILDGFNAEIGRAGYQAITYTISFDEPSETRFLAHVGNLGVSGLALWVQHESVQSAAMLEELLDRGMPLVLLDHRMEGVETDYVGTDNVLLGRMLTRSLLDRGHTRIGFLHDTYRLTSTRERAEGYRDALAGAGLAQMPEIEGAFLQDTPEMESVLAAIMARRDKPTAFYCSHDTLAVAVAGHLARLGYTIPGDIELATSDDDEFARQHGLPMMLATQPGLETGRQAAEMLLARMTNPDAPFERRLLTPEGGVVAYNL; encoded by the coding sequence ATGCAACGCAATCAGGACATCATACAGCGCATTAAATCGGAGTTGCGCAAGGGCATCAGGCAGGGCCTCTACACGGAGGGTGACCCGGTGCCGTCGGAACTGGAATTGGCCGCCAAACACGGGGTGGGCCGCGCCCTGACCAGGCAGGCGCTCCGGGACCTCGAATCCGAAGGGCTCCTCCTTCGCTCGCGGGGACGGCGTTCCACTGTGGCGCCGCGCGCCCACTGGACCCGGCAGCCGCTGCAGTGCACCGGGGCGGGCATTATGGCCGTGGCCGTGCCCACGTACCAGTCCCTTTACTGCCGCCGCATTCTCGACGGATTCAACGCGGAAATCGGCCGGGCGGGCTACCAGGCCATCACCTACACCATAAGTTTTGACGAGCCGAGCGAGACGCGTTTCCTGGCGCATGTTGGGAACCTCGGGGTGAGCGGCCTGGCATTGTGGGTGCAGCATGAAAGTGTCCAGTCTGCGGCCATGCTTGAGGAATTGCTGGACAGGGGCATGCCGCTCGTGCTGCTGGACCACCGCATGGAGGGTGTGGAAACGGACTATGTGGGCACGGACAACGTGCTGCTGGGCCGCATGCTCACCCGTTCCCTGCTGGACCGGGGACACACGCGCATCGGGTTTCTCCACGACACCTACCGGCTTACCAGCACCCGCGAGCGCGCCGAAGGATACCGTGACGCCCTGGCCGGGGCCGGTCTGGCGCAGATGCCCGAAATTGAGGGCGCCTTTTTGCAGGACACCCCCGAGATGGAGTCCGTGCTGGCGGCGATCATGGCCCGCCGCGACAAGCCGACCGCCTTCTACTGTTCGCATGACACGCTTGCCGTGGCGGTTGCAGGGCATTTGGCCCGTCTGGGCTACACGATTCCCGGGGACATCGAGCTGGCCACCTCGGATGACGACGAGTTCGCCCGGCAACACGGGCTGCCCATGATGCTGGCCACCCAGCCGGGCCTCGAAACGGGGCGCCAGGCGGCCGAGATGCTGCTGGCCCGCATGACGAATCCGGACGCCCCTTTTGAACGGCGCCTCCTCACGCCGGAGGGCGGGGTGGTCGCCTACAACCTCTGA